The Anopheles maculipalpis chromosome 3RL, idAnoMacuDA_375_x, whole genome shotgun sequence genomic sequence ACAGCTGCTCGAAAATGAACGTACGAAACCGAAGGAACAGCAGTACCGCGAACGATGGCATCAGCTGCACCGTGCCCAGAACGAACCAGTCGGTGAAcagaaatttctcaaaacGGTCGACTCGCTGCACTCCATTAAGGATCTTACGCACGGTAAAAAAAGTATGGTGGAAAGTAACTTCTCCAACATTTTGTTTCCCGGATATGATGCCGACCGGGACAGGATACGCTCCGATGTTGGTGATGCATCCAGAAGCATGATGATGACGCATGGAAAACGAACCAACAGTGATCGAAATGGTGGATGTTTGTGGAAAATCTTTAACCATGAAGCATCACCATCCTCGCTTGTACCTCCTCCGAGTAGCGCCCGGAAGGATGCAGCGAATCTTCCGCCCGCTGGAAAAAGGTTAGATAGATGTCCATCGGCGCCATGTCGGCGGTATGATATGATTACACAGCAAGCAGAACATCAGGACGCTCCGGCCATCAACGAAGCGCTTCAATACTTGCATAAATTGCGAACGCTTCTTTCACGTTCCGGAGCAGTACAAAGCACCCGAAAGGAACTTCAGCAAGAAGCTTCCGAGAATGAAACGGAGAAGAAATGCTTCGATTGGAATGGTGTGCTGATGAAGTATATTGGCGAGGTCGGATCGTTGGATTACGAAATTTTGAAACCATTGCTTCGCATACTCAGCATCGATACGGAAGATTATGAAGGTTTCGTGAAATTTTTGGACCTTTTGGACAGTGAAGTTTCCCTCACGCTGTTCGAGCTAGGTAAGCACATGCAACAGGAATCGACTTCCGAGGAGGAGAAGGAATAGCAGAAGTAACGTTTCGGATTCGAAGTTAATGCCATCAACACTTTTCGTTTGAGATCGTCCAGCGGCATCGTTAGTTTATGCAACatatcatttatttaaattctcatttcaaatttataaCTCAGTACACataataaaatctaaaaacaaaaaaaagttaagtCAAGTCAAGCAAATTAATTATCTCGACGAAGTGCGCAGGCAAGCCGCATATCCTTGGGAATGAGCGTCACCCGACCGCGGTGAATTGTACATCGGTATGAATCTTCGAACAGCTGAACCAAGTAAATCTCGGCCGCTTCCTGCAGGCAGAACAGCATATCCGGTGAAACCCGTAGCGGCCGGTGCGCATACTCGGCCAGAATTTCGCGAATAACGCGCGCGAAGCACATCTTCGGAATAAGATTGTCCACCGTGCTTTGCAGTCTTATGATCTCCTTCAACAACTTCAGCTGGCCGGGCGTTTGCTGTTTGCGGCTGTGCGAATGTTGTTGCGATGTGCTAGGCTGGGGCTCGGGCTCGGCTCGCTGCGACGCTTCGCTGGATGTGCTGGCTTCGCTATTTGCTACGGATCGCGTTGATTTACGGCTGCCGGATTTCGGTGTGGGGGCGTTAGTCGAAGCGGCCGAACTATCCTGGTGTTCCAGATCCGTGTTCGGTACAGTCGGCATGCTGGTAAGCCGATGGGCTGTGGTGGACGGACCCGAGATAGTCCGTTTGACGGTGTTCGGGCTGGAATGTTTGTGCGACGGCAGGAAGGAAAAGTTAGGACGCGATTGGTTCGTGTTGCTGCGCAACGATTCATTCTCGCTATTGCTGTGGGAATCCTCCGATTCCACGCCCATTACGCTCCGAAGCTCGTCCACTGTTTTTAGGGAGCGGAAGTTGCTGTTACGTTCATTTCGACGCGAAGGTTCTGGCGGTAGTTCGGCCGATTCCCGTCTTGCTGGTGGATTTGTCGGTTTTGCTGGTACTTTTGTAGTCTTTTTTCTCGGTGCCATCGTTCTGCAGGAAGAAAGTGATTCGGTACGCCTTGCACAATCAAAGATTTCTTGTCTACTGGTTCAAATGTCCGCCAAAACTGAATGCCGTCGTTCGTGGCCGTTACTTTTGCTTTGTATCACTGCTGTCAAAACAATTCTACGAATCCTATTGAAATTCAAATCCAACCGTTGTCGATCGTACAGTCAATACCCGACTTCCCCGGATAACGGGGACTGGAGATATCCGGAATCTGGAGTTTCTGTGTATTTGGAATATTGCGTATTGACATCGACACATCGTTTAAATCTAGCTTCAAGGTGCTTGATTCACAATAGTTTTTGAGTTATATTTTCTACAATTAATTCAAGTTCAGCTCAttgctaaaaaataaatttgtaaagTGGAAGACATTATTGCATCTGCGACCATTCGTGACTTGTACAagtcgtttgtttattttccattccacaCGCTAACGTCAACTGTCGAACGTCAAAAATACGTGtgggaagggaaagaaaaaaagaggtttGCTTGCTACCGTGACGTTCTTCAATGATCATTTCATTTGCGTGTTTGTAATAGTAAAACTGGGACTAAAATCGAGCAAAAAAGGAGTCAATACttgcaaacaaaacctacCATTACACCCTACGATCAAGGCCATCATTCGAGAGACGGCAGGACGTTCGATATTTTCTTTCCCCGCCTctgtttttccctttcttgtATCGTTCGCTAGATAATGGATCGGGGCAAATCAGGGCCGGGCATACGGGCCACCAAGAAGCAACAGCTAAGCCACCCACAGTCAGAACTGTATGCCCTCGGTTcgaaatcttccgtcggtggTTCGCGTGGTGACGATGCAAAATCCCGTGTCGGGGTGAGTGGCGTCGTGTCGGACCGTAAGCGGGAAGCCACATCCTCGATGGCACTGGGCAGTGGGGGCGGTCCGGTAGCGGCGAAGAAAATTAAGCTTTCATCCGGAGCAAGCGGCTCCATAGGTGGTGGGAGCGGTACCGGATTGGGTGGAGTGTCCGGTGTTGGGACGAGCAAAATATCATCCGGAGGGGACAGTTCCAGCTCCAGCAGCATTCTCGAGTACTGGGAGCAGTGTGCGATGGAGTGCGAATCGGTCGATTTAGCCTCAACCGTACTGTCGGCGATTGAGCAGCAGGACAGCGACAGTGTCGTGGGCTACATTTGCGGTGCGATAAAGCTACTCATCTCGCCGAAATCAAAGTCAGAATCGGTACTATCACTTTCGCTGCTCTATTTGGCTCGATTGCGGCCACACCTATTTTGCAACGAGACCATCACATCGGCACTGATCGCGGTGTTGAAGCGGGACAGTGGTGGCAATGCATTTAAAGGCCGCAACAACCCGACGATGCACATACTGGCGTGTAATTTGCTCGCACGCGGATACAGCGATAAGAAACAGTGGCCGGAAAGCTTCATCCGGACGTACATTGATGATGCGATCAACGATCGTGTGTGGGTGGATTACGAGGAGTGTGCCCCGTTTACCGATAACATTGTTGCAGCTTTTGGCACTAAAATCCCTCCCAAGTGGATGCTACAGCCGGAACTGAGCACACTGAATCCAACGACACGCGATGCCACGCTGCCGGACGATGAACATTCCACGGACAGTGGAATGTTTGGTGATGCTCTGGGGAAGGATCCGGATGCGAATCCGCCACGATTTGCGCATATGCGCGAGCAACTCGAACGGATGGTAATGGAGGCGATGAAGGACCAGCTGAACCGTCGCCAAGGTCCGGATTGTTCGACgaaaaatttccttcgataTCTTTCGCTAACGTGCGGCATCCTGGAGGTACGAGCGTTTGTCGTGCCACGGTTGGAAATGTGGATACACAACGGGAAGCTGGTGAAACCAGTCCAGGAATTGTTAACCTTCCTGTGCTACAACGTAACTGGCCAAAGCCCGAAAGAGCACGAGGTACTGTCGAATCTGGCCAAAGTGCGACTGAAATCGAAACCACTCATCAACATCTTCATGATTGGGCTGAAGGAGATGATCAACTGTCAGCCGGAAATTCTTACACCACTCCTCAAGTACGTCGTACAGAACGAACTCTCAAACGCACGCAACCCGAACAACATGGGCATGCTGGCGATGATGTTCCAAACGAAACCGACCGAATCCGCCGCAAACTTGGCCGAAATCTACCAGGAGTTTCTACTCCAGCGGGAAGACGTTTTGCGTACGTTACGCTTTTTCCTGCGCGAACTGGTGAAGATGCTACGGTACGACATCAATCTGACCGTGTTCTGTAAGGTATTGCTACAGAACCGACCGGATCTAACTCCGCAGATCGCTACCTCAGAGTTTCGCGATCGAATCTTCCACTCGATCGTCGATCTCGTCTGCTTGTGCATGTTTCTGTCCGTATCGCCCCAGATACGTGAAGCGAACGTTTCGATCCGTAGTGGCCGCGAGA encodes the following:
- the LOC126566019 gene encoding uncharacterized protein LOC126566019, with product MAPRKKTTKVPAKPTNPPARRESAELPPEPSRRNERNSNFRSLKTVDELRSVMGVESEDSHSNSENESLRSNTNQSRPNFSFLPSHKHSSPNTVKRTISGPSTTAHRLTSMPTVPNTDLEHQDSSAASTNAPTPKSGSRKSTRSVANSEASTSSEASQRAEPEPQPSTSQQHSHSRKQQTPGQLKLLKEIIRLQSTVDNLIPKMCFARVIREILAEYAHRPLRVSPDMLFCLQEAAEIYLVQLFEDSYRCTIHRGRVTLIPKDMRLACALRRDN